AGTACAGGTGAGTCCAGCTGCCTGGTGCTGAGCTTTTCCTCAGGCTCCCAGGCCTGCGTTCTCCCTCTGTCCATGGCTAGAACCTGTTCCCATGctgctcccttttcttttttttctggtcctGTGCAaagtgctggctgtgctggtggcaccTGTGCTTTCAACTGCAGAGGTCTtcattctttccctttctccacagTTTCAAGCTGACCACTGGAAGTGCCAAGAGGGGCGACTTGGAATCTCCCTTCACTGTCCGGCCGCAGGGGGCTGTGCTGAAAGCCTCCCAGCCACCTGTGAAAGTTGAGGTCCTCTTCCACCCCACAACTGAAGTGTTTCTCGAGAGCAAAcccatcctgctctgccaggtGAGCTGCCTGGGCCCGGCTGTGTTAGCACAGTGTGTCTTGGGAGCATAAGCAGGAGAGGTGTCTTGTGCAAAGCAGGCTTTAGCTGGGGCATCCTCTCTCctacacacacaaacagagaCTTCCAAAACCATTTGGGAGGCTTCATAAGAGAGCTGGAAATCTGGCTCTGGAAGAGGCCTTTAAAAAGGGAAGGTGAGCTGCTGGAGGCCTGGGGTGGGGACAGAGGTAGAGGCTGgcctctctgctgtgtttaCCAGCCCCTCCTCTGGTTGCAGGTCACTGATCTCAAATCGGGTCAAGGAGGCAAGACCGTTGCCACCATCCCAGTGAGGGTGTTGGTGAGAGCTGTGTACAGCAAGTACAGCATCGAGCCTGCCTCGCCCATCGACTTTGGTGCCATGGTTAAGGGCACCAAGAAGCGCCAGGTCTTAATTGTAGAGAACAAAGGCGCCCTCAACTTCAAATTCCTCATCCACCAAGCACCTCCACTGCAAAGGTAAGAGAAGACCTGCCCCAGCCTTTCTGTCTGAGGAGGCACCACCACACAGCTGGTGTGTGACAGGCagtgatgccaattttatgcccccAATAAGGCACGGACGGAgtaactgctcagagacaaagtTTGTAGCCTTTAAACAGGAGGTATGTTTTATTCACGGTGCCGGGAAGCAGCCAGGTCTCCCTGGGGAAACTGCTTCGATTCAGCAACTCACAGCTGgtctttttatacaatttttggCAAGTAATTGCATCATACATCATGAATATGCATAATATTGtgacatacatttttaatattcataacaggcgGAGTCTAGGCGGAGTTAGAGATgtggtcttcaatttggggagaatcTGGGAGGGTCGTTCCTGTTCTTCAGCCTCATGAGTCCCCGGCCCTCCTCCCATCACCATCACGAACTTCTGTGAACTTTCCTGCTTTGGCTACCTTTCTAGCTTATTTGGCGGAGGTTCCTGATATCTTGGCAAGGATGCCTGGGTTTTAGCTCATCCTCTTTCCTTATCAGCCTTTGTTTTCATTCTATATACCAATTTTAGCCTCTTagttccttctgttttcctgagtacatatgtttctgttcttttgtgTCAATGTATCCTGCATTCTTTAATGAGTTATGGCCTCTGCTGTCTCTAAGACTACATTCTTTGTGCTTCTGCTTAAATCTGTATTCTGAATTTAACTCTCTGCTTTTCGTATGGTTATATAACAATTGCTCTCTAGGCCTTGCCTGGCTTCAGCAGCCAGACCTGGGTTATTGTCCATTTGGGTCACTGGCTTGGGAAGAGGGAGCAAAACAACACCTCAGTATCCCCATGTGTGGGACAAAGCTGgtgacagagctgctctgtccaTGAGCTGCAGCaatgggtgctgcaggcagctctCCGGGGGCCATCGGGAGCAGGAAGGTTTTCCTGCATGGGGAGGAAGGCCAGCTTTGGCCTCAGACAAAGGCAGGGGAGCTCAGCATGACAGATgtctctgctttctcctctcAGTTCACAGCAAGAGGAATCTGCTCCCTCGGTCAGGGAAAGAAAACGCTCCACACAGGTGGgtggctcctgctcctgcccagcgtgtgctgctgcaggggatgggggaggatgcagctgtgcccaggctgggggtaGGACATGGTCTGTGGGATGGAGAGTCCATTATCTGCTCAGTTCCACTGACAGTCCCATGCTCTGGCTCTGACCTGCAGTTGTGGGGTCAAGAGAGGGGAGCAGGTCCTGTTTTTGGTGGCTGCTAGCCAGCACAGATCTGGGAACACCACAGGAGCAAACTGTCCCCATCTGAACTCCCAATCCATAGAGCActgacagctctgctttttcttcttcccaatcccctccctctctcccggCATTTCTCTCAGTCCTTTCTGCTCTCCTGTACCCCTGGAGGTTGAAGGATCCCAGCTACCACCTCCATTCTCTTCACCCCAACTCCTTTCTCTCTGCCACTCGGGACAGAcgtgcagctcctcctggcttGTTCATCTCATCCTGGGGCTGCCTTTGGGCCGTGGAAtcatccttccctgccctgccactgGGTGCTCGGGCCCAGCTGGAGGCCAAGGCGTGGCATCCTCCTTGCTGGGGGTGTTCAGGGCACAGCTGTTGGGCATCAGCCTGTCCTGGCGCTCTTTCTGCAGGCTCAGCTCACTGCAGGCGTGTTCATGGTGTCCCCTTGCTCCGGCTCCGTCGGTCCTGGGGGCCAGCAGAAGATCACAGTGGATTgcagcccaggagcagaggggaaatGCGAGGAGCAGCTGTACATTGACATCAGCAACAGAGACCCCAAGGACAATCCCCTCGGCATTCCCTTTACCCTGACTGCCGAGTCCTGCCTCCCAGGTACGTGCTGTCCACAGGTTGCCGTGGGCAGTCCTGCTGCTGATCAGCACCTAAACTTGCTACTTGGATAGAGAGGCACCCTGGTCCTGAAGTCCCACCCTAAAATCCTCAGAGGCTACAGTCCTTTTCAAGTCCACCAttggggagaggctgggagggatGTGTGGAAGCATAAAAGGAAAGCAATGCCCTTTAAGACTGAGGTTGTCTGAGCTCCACCCTCACTAACTGAGCTCTCTCATCCAAGGCTGGGTTTTGCAGTCACCTGGACAGAAAGGGCTTATCAAGCTTTCTGAGAGGCCAACTGGGTCCAGGTAAATTCAGCAGAGGTTCTCCAGCCTCAGCCCTTCCTCTGGTCTGTCTGCAGCGCTTGTTGAAGATGCCACGTCCATCTTTGAGCAGTACCCGATCCACAGCAACGTCAATCTCCGCCAGACGTTACAGTCGGTGCAAGGCAACGGTGTGTTCATCAGAGATGATAACAAATTCATCTTCACCAAAGTTCAGGTTGGGCAACGGGCCACGGCTCGCTTCAAGATCTCTAATGGCAGCAGTGTCCCATGTGACGTTGTGCTCTCCATCAAAGCCTTGCCTGGAGAGGTAAGAACAAGAGGCCAAGGTGAGCGCTGCTCTCTAAAGGCCATGTGAGAGCCTGCCTTGTTCTCCAGAGTTATTGCGTTCTCTGGCCCAGCTGGACCAGTCCAGCTCAGTGCCGGTCgaactgcagggcagagcagcaatGCCAGGGGGGCACTTGCATTGAATTCCACATCTCTCAAGCAAATTTTGGCTCACGCTTCTGGGTCTTTGGTGGGAATCCTTCTGAACATCTCTCGAAAGCACACTCAGAGAGGGGCTGTTACAGACCGATGGGCCAGAGCTCAAAGCAGAGCATTTCctggcttttccttctcttgaaaGGCCAGTCCTGGGTTATTTGAAGGGTTTCTGTGCCGTCCCAACCTCTCACATGTGCTGGGGTGGCTGCCCAGCCCTCAAAGCAAGCTTTTGCTCGCCTGGGCATTGGCGCAAGGTCAGCATCCCCTGGCATGGAGggagcctgcccagggaagcatGAAGCAAGACAGGCTGTctggggctgttcccagggatgcATCTAGGAATGTACTGGGTCACATTGAAAGATGTGACACTAACACTGCACTGTGGGTTCCCCCCAAGCCTCACAGCCTCATCAGCAACATCTTCAAGTTGGATCCTGTTGAGATGAGCATTCCTGGCTTATCCCACGCTTTTGCTACAGTGACCTTCACTCCAGAACAAAAGGAGGACTACCAGTGCACTTTCACAGCTTCCCTTGTTAGCCCAAAAAGGTAGTGACCCTGTGAAGTATTGGGGGGACCGTTCGGGTAGCTGCCTCTCCTCTTGGTGCCTCTAATGCTTTCAGTGCCCTTAGGCAGAGTACCTGGCATGAGATGATGTAGGGGGCATTAAGCAttaggcagagcagagcaggaaaatgaggAGGATACTTCAGGCTGTGTGAGGGACTCTGAAGAGAGAGCCTTAGGTAGCCAGCTGGAAGTTACTGACAAGTGcaacagctgagctggggctttCCAAGGACAAATGCTCAGATGAAGCAGtttctgtgccagcaagtcAAGATTTCCTCTTTATTTGTGTAAAAGGAAGTGATCCTGTGTGGTTTCCAGGCATACattaagcaatttttttatCAGGGGAGTGACTGGAGCTCTTATCAAAGAGAAGCCCAGTTCCTCTCCCTGGCACCTGTGTACTGGGGCTCTGACCTGCCCTTCCCCAAGCCTTTAGTGGCTGAATTGGAACAGGGAAGTCAGCTTTCTGCCCTAACAAGCAATTCCTTCTTTAGGATCCTTGGAAATAATCTTTACTGACGGTGCTGTTGATTTGGTTTTCCCTTCTTGCTTTCGTACTGTTCTCATGGTGTGCTTTTGCTTGTTGCATATGTCTCCTATCACTGCAGCCAGAGGATTTGCCACGTCTCCTCCGGTGCCTCGTTATTTATCTGCTGTACGGCATGATTCAAATGAGGGAAATTATTTAGAACTGTTATTCTGGAAGGCTCTGGCTGAAATGGTTTCTgtgcctctccagcagctccgtGAAGATGAAACCCCAAGAGCTGACCTTCACTGTCAGTGGAGAGGGGCACGTGCCTCAGGTGACAGTCGAGTGCCCGGGCCTTCGGAGTAAGAGAGGAACCCCTGTGCTGCGCTTCAGGAGGCTCCTGCTGGGGGATTCACAGACACTCCCCCTGGTCCTTTGTAACAATGGCATCATACCCACAAAGGTAAGGACCTGCTCGGGGAATGCTCTGGGCTGGGAACAAGTGCTTGTCCTGTGGAGGAAAGGTCccaaaaaatgtgattttctgtccagtctttccttgtCAGTTGAACACAAGACAAGAAAGGTGGTGGGGTGTTTTTCCCCCATCTCCCAGCTCACATTTTGTTCTCATGTGGGTGTGGGTGACGTCCCAGTTCCATGAGATTGCATTTGATACTGGTTGACTCCATTTTAATTAAACTTAGTTGTGGTTCTGTTACATTCTGCTCGTGACTGACTGTCCTGTTTGGCTCTATGTCAGTTCTGTCCATATGCTTCTGAACaaccttttttccctgtgtgacTTCACGTAACCTTTGTGCTGGGCGCTGTGTTTGAGGTGGGGAGGTGGTCTGGGTTCCCCGTGCTGGACCAGCGGCCGTACGGGCTCAACCCCCGTGCCAGCCTCTACTCACACCAATGTCATTGTGCTCcgtgttcccttttctcagttTACAGTTCATATCATGGATGACCAGGgagttttcttcctgaaaagcaCGCAGTCCGCACTCCGTGCCTTCCACACTGCAGACATGGAAAAGGACTCCACTGGAAAAGGTAAATTCATTAACTGTGCAGCGTGATCACTCACAGAGGGAAAAGGTGTGCCCTGTTCTTGGCTTGTCTAAGCAGCAGCCACATGTTGGACATAGTTTCTTTCCTTGGTCTCTCTGTCCCCCAAGCTTTTCTTGTGGACTCCTTGCAGGGTTTCCTCCTAGCAAGTTGTAGgaagtttttctgttcttaGAGACACAGTGGGTTGAGCTGTGGGGGACTATCACCACCTCAGTGGACTGGCTGAGGTCTTTGCTGCGTGTGGGAAGGTACCAGCCTGAAGGGAGGCAGCCCTTGAGCACACAAGCCAGCCAGCAGAAGCCAAAACCGCTCCTTGGCTCAGCCTTCTGTAtggcaggagctggctggaagCAGATGGAATGCGCGAGAACGTGGCGAtagctgggatgaactgggagccCTTAGGAAAGGAGTGGGAggtactgggataaactgggagccCCGAGGAAGGAACTGGGGCTCTccgccatttgcgtagcgctgagggcagggcgCTTACGCCATTTGCGTAGCTAAACGCAGTTTACGTAGCGCCCCTCTCTTGCCGTTACCGGCGCccccttacgccgtttgcgtagggctgtgggcagcgGCGTtaggaggggactgggatggactgggagccctTAGGAGGGAACTGAGAGCCCTTAAAGAGGGACTGGGACAaagtgggagccctttggagaggactgggatgaaGTGGGAAAGGTCCGCGAGACCTCAGGAAGCCACCGTGGCCCTCCCGtcatttgcgtagcgctgagggcagggctCTTGCGCTATTTGAATAGCTTTACGCAACTGACGTAACTCTCCTATTGCCCTTACCGGCGCCCTCCTTACGCTGTTTGAGTAGGGCTGTGGGCATTGCCGTCCCCCTTACGCAATTTGTGTAGCACCGCTCCGTTGCCGCCCGCGGTGCCgccttacgccgtttgcgtatcCCTGCGCCGTTTgcgcagcgcggcgggggcgggcccgtGTCCCCGCCTGCTGATGTTTATTTATCAGTGTCCAGGCGCTcgacccctcagcccctcacacacCCACGGGCCCCACGGCAGCGCGGGGGAGGATC
This Pseudopipra pipra isolate bDixPip1 chromosome W, bDixPip1.hap1, whole genome shotgun sequence DNA region includes the following protein-coding sequences:
- the LOC135406288 gene encoding hydrocephalus-inducing protein homolog; protein product: MVKGTKKRQVLIVENKGALNFKFLIHQAPPLQSSQQEESAPSVRERKRSTQAQLTAGVFMVSPCSGSVGPGGQQKITVDCSPGAEGKCEEQLYIDISNRDPKDNPLGIPFTLTAESCLPALVEDATSIFEQYPIHSNVNLRQTLQSVQGNGVFIRDDNKFIFTKVQVGQRATARFKISNGSSVPCDVVLSIKALPGEPHSLISNIFKLDPVEMSIPGLSHAFATVTFTPEQKEDYQCTFTASLVSPKSSSVKMKPQELTFTVSGEGHVPQVTVECPGLRSKRGTPVLRFRRLLLGDSQTLPLVLCNNGIIPTKFTVHIMDDQGVFFLKSTQSALRAFHTADMEKDSTGKGKFINCAA